One genomic region from Lacerta agilis isolate rLacAgi1 chromosome 13, rLacAgi1.pri, whole genome shotgun sequence encodes:
- the LOC117056688 gene encoding uncharacterized protein LOC117056688 gives MEEAPKPTYQEELEWCISQLETGLLHLNPTPKQVEETRHILGVLRSSKSPLVKKRQVMHHVFGDYRLKMAEERQRAAKEAVNPENTVHIQSGDTLSSSSVAYRKQANHPSAVPTSWFAPSDNTFQFDFVISKGTSEEIGGTAREAHEVDDSGEQSTGSSLSGTLDIGTEKPEFAFNFVIPDVPPLPSAAADPGSEAVVEAATGVDSTSQNATETMPESATFSKPNKSAAKSNGGRRDEGTVQEVSKSETAQAGRKLSGSSNRKKKKKQPPLKGAHGGNVNGDHRPCGEGRLDQTDMCQSDEQMKREVDWCIEQLELGLKTRKSTPKQMDEALRAIKTLRSEKAVLAKKRQLMRALFGDYRKKIAEERQKQLKLMQAASKAARIAEVTEDACRKSSRVFRKSAVMARRDQRPAGSFIPSSTQTASTCSFALTSSQEEFCFNFF, from the exons ATGGAAGAG GCTCCCAAACCAACATACCAGGAGGAACTGGAATGGTGCATCTCTCAACTGGAGACCGGCCTCCTGCATCTCAACCCAACTCCAAAGCAAG TAGAGGAGACACGGCACATCCTCGGGGTGCTGCGCTCGAGCAAGTCTCCTCTTGTGAAAAAGCGGCAGGTGATGCATCATGTCTTTGGAGACTACCGGCTAAAGATGGCAGAGGAGAGGCAGAGGGCAGCAAAAGAAG CTGTGAATCCCGAGAACACTGTGCACATACAGTCAGGAGATACCCTCAGTTCAAGCAGCGTGGCGTACAGGAAGCAAGCCAACCACCCTTCTGCAGTCCCAACATCATGGTTTGCACCATCAGACAACACCTTTCAGTTTGACTTTGTTATTTCCAAGGGAACCTCAGAAGAAATTGGTGGAACTGCGAGAGAAGCACATGAGGTGGATGACTCCGGGGAGCAGTCCACTGGTAGCAGTCTCTCTGGGACATTGGACATTGGAACAGAGAAGCCCGAGTTTGCTTTCAACTTCGTCATACCAGACGTCCCCCCTCTTCCATCTGCTGCTGCAGATCCAGGCTCTGAAGCTGTGGTAGAAGCAGCCACAGGGGTAGACTCCACATCCCAAAATGCCACAGAGACTATGCCAGAGAGTGCGACTTTTTCAAAACCCAATAAATCAGCTGCGAAGAGCAATGGAGGTAGAAGAGATGAAGGCACCGTTCAAGAGGTTTCTAAATCAGAGACTGCCCAAGCAG GAAGAAAGCTAAGTGGATCTTCcaataggaaaaagaaaaagaaacaaccacCTTTAAAAGGAGCACATGGTGGCAATGTAAATGGAGATCACAGACCTTGTGGAGAAGGTAGACTTGACCAAACTGACATGTGTCAG TCAGATGAACAGATGAAGAGGGAGGTGGACTGGTGCATTGAGCAGCTGGAACTTGGCCTGAAGACTCGGAAATCAACTCCCAAGCAGA TGGATGAGGCACTCCGGGCCATCAAGACATTGCGCAGCGAGAAGGCGGTCCTGGCAAAGAAGCGCCAGTTGATGCGTGCCCTATTTGGCGATTACAGGAAAAAAATTGCAGAGGAAAGACAGAAGCAGCTGAAGCTCATGCAAGCAG CATCAAAAGCAGCTCGTATTGCAGAAGTGACTGAAGATGCTTGCAGGAAGAGCAGCCGGGTTTTCAGGAAGTCCGCAGTCATGGCCAGAAGAGACCAGAGACCTGCAGGATCCTTTATTCCATCTTCTACGCAGACAGCTTCTACGTGCTCTTTCGCACTCACATCTTCCCAAGAGGAATTCTGCTTCAATTTTTTCTAA